CCACGATGATCAGGTCGTAGAAGGGGCGCTCCGCCTCGGTGTGCAGCCCGATCCGCTCCGCGATCTCCACGTCGGTGGGGTCGGCCAGCCAGCTCCCGTCCCCGAACACCAGCACCGGGAGACGGTCCGCCGGGGCGCCCGCCTCCTCCAGCAGGGCGCGCCCGCCCGCGCCCCGCTCCAGGTCGATCCAGCGGTAGGGCACGCCGTTGCGGGCCAGGAAGTCGCGCACCTCGTGCGACTGCGGCGACCACTGGTAGCCCACGACGCGCACCGTCTCCTGCAAAGCTCGGTCGTTCATCCTCCTCCTCTCGTGCTACGCGTCCAGCTTCTCCCCGCGCAGGTGGATCTCGCGGTTGCTCCCCTCCAGGAACCGGTCCTGGACCGCCAGCGAGCCGTCGCGGACCATGAACACCCCCCTGGAGAGGACGTGGACGATCTCCAGGGTTCCCTTCTCCAGGAGCACGACGTCGCCCATCCGCCCCTTCTCCAGCACCCCCTTCTCCTGCAGCTTGAGGGTGCGGGCCGTGTTCCGGGTGACCAGCGAGAGCGCCTGCTCCATGGGGAAGCCCTCCTCCACGACGCAGCGGCGCACCTGCTCGTAGAGCACGCGCGGGCTGTTGGTCCCCGCGTCGGACGAGGCGGTGATCCGCTCCGGGTCGCCCCCCTCGTCCAGGTAGAAGCGGAGCCACTTCGGCAGGTCCTCCTCCACCGTGTCCACGTCCACGCTCGCTCCGCGGTTCGCCAGCTCCACGGCCTCGCGCATCAGCTTCTCGCTGCGCTCCACGTGCGTGGCGTACAGCCACTCGGGCTGCACGTCGTAGCCGTCCAGCAGCTCGCGCAGCGGGGCGAGCCGGCGGTCGCTCTCCCCCACGTGGAAGTGCGTGAGCCCGGCCTTCCCCGCGAGCATCCCGCCCACGTAGCAGTCGGTGGCGATGCGGGCGAGCTCCTGCACGGGCGGGTCCATCCCCCGCAGGTCGGAGATGGCGATCTCGCCGGCGCCGATCACCTCCTCGATGAACATGAGGTCGTCCCGCACCGACCCCATGATGGAGGTGGGGGGGACGTCGTAGCCGCCGGTCCAGACGAAGGCGTTGAGCCCCTGCTCCTTCAGCCCCTTCACCTTGGCGAGGAGGCCGGGCATGGTCTTCATGGTGGTGTCCACCCCCAGCACCCCCACCACCGTGGTGATCCCCCAGCGGACGATCTCGCTCACGAAGAACTCCGGCGTCTGGCTGCTGAACCCCTTCTCGCCGCTCCCCCCCAGGAGGTGCTGGTGCGGGTCGATGAACCCGGGCACCACCAGGCAGTCGGTGGCGTCGACGACCTCGCACTCCACCCCCAGCGCCTCCACGGCGCGCCGGTCCACCTCCCCCACCTTGGCGATCCTGCCGTCGGTGAGGAGGATGGACGGGCTCCCCACCGGCTCCGGCGTGTAGACGTCGCCGTTCTCGATCAGCGTCAGCATGCGGCGCTCATTCCCGGTCCGTCGGCGCGACGACCACGGCGGTCGGCGTGGCGTAGTCCAGCACCCCGTGCACGCGAGGCGAGATCGGCTTCTTCATCGGTCCTCCTCGGGAGTCGTGTCCGTGGCGGACGGGCTCACCCGCCGCGCCGCAGCCTCTCGGCGGCCTCCATCACGGCGCGCTCGGCGCGCTCCACCAGGTCGGCGGTGGTCCCGGGCACCCGCTCCGCCGCCTGCTGCGCAGTGCCGGGGAGCGTGCCGGGGCCCATGCCCAGCCGCTCCAGCATCTCCGCCGCCCAGCGGTAGTGCTCCTCCTCGTCGGCGGCGGCGCGGCGGACCACCGCGTCCACGTCCGGCGGGTGGAGGCGGTCGGCGTGCCGGCGGTACTTGTCGCGCACCTGCCCCTCGTTGGTCTTGAAGGCGGCGAGCACCGCGCCGTGGTCGCCCAGGTCGCCCAGCGCCTGCACCGCCAGCTTGAACACGCCGGTGGGGAGGTGTGGGATCGCCACCGGGGTGCCGCCGTAGCTGCGGATCAGCTCCTGGAGCTCGGCCACGTGGCGCTCGTGGTCCGCGCGATAGCGCGTCAGCGCCTCCCGGTAGGCGTCCATCGGCAGCGCCTGGATGGCCAGGGTGTAGGCCCCCACGGCGTCCTGGTCGAGCTGGAGCAGGTCGTTCAGCTCGGCTACCAGCTCCGCGTCGTCCGGCATGGTCTCGTCTTCGCGCATGGTCGCTCCGTCGGGCCTCGTATGTCCTTTCGCTGCAATTCTCTCCCCGCGAGTCGGGCGGTGCGGAAGGAGCAAGTCGGATGCCCGGAACGCCCGACCCGGCGCCGCGTGGGGAGGGGAGCAGGTGCCGAGTTTAAGGCGTGCTGCTCCCGGACCCCGGGCCGAACGCGGATGGTCCACGAATTGCGCAAACCTGCGACGTCTGCGCCGTCTGTTTCGGGCGCGGATCCCTGCCGTTCCGCAGTACGCCGGCCCCTTCCCGCGGGTCGGCGGGCTCACCAGCCGCAGCGAAGAGCATGAAGACCCTCGCCAGCATCAGCCGGTACATCGACGCGACTTCCTCGCGCCTGGACGACCTCGCCACCCGCGCGCGGACGGTGGGCGACGGGGGCCGCCCGATCGTACAGGAGTCGCTCCTGCACCTGGCGTCCACGCTGGAGGAGCTGCGGGTGAGCGAGGAGGAGCTGCGCGCGCAGGCCGACGGGCTGGCGTCCTCGCGCGAGGGGGTGGAGGGCGAGCTGCGGCGGTACCGGGAGCTGTTCGAGGGGGCCCCGGACGCCTACCTGGTCGTCGACACGCACGGGGTGATCCGGGAGGGGAACCGCGCCGCAGGGGCGCTCCTGGGTCTCCGTGCGGAGTCGCTGGAGGGGAAGCCGCTGGCGGTCTTCGTCCCGGAGGACGACCGCCGCGCCTTCCGCCAGCAGCTCCCCTGGGTACGGGAGACGGAGCGCATGGACGGGTGGGAGCTCCGGCTGGCGCCCCGGGGCGGCGAGCCGGTGCGGGTGGAGGTGACGGCGACCCCGTCCCGGGGCGGCTCCGGCGTGGTGGACGAGCTCCGGCTGACCCTCCGCCCCGTGCGCCGCGCGAAGGCGGAGGCGGCGCCCGCCCCGGCCGAGGC
This genomic stretch from Longimicrobiaceae bacterium harbors:
- a CDS encoding amidohydrolase family protein; translated protein: MLTLIENGDVYTPEPVGSPSILLTDGRIAKVGEVDRRAVEALGVECEVVDATDCLVVPGFIDPHQHLLGGSGEKGFSSQTPEFFVSEIVRWGITTVVGVLGVDTTMKTMPGLLAKVKGLKEQGLNAFVWTGGYDVPPTSIMGSVRDDLMFIEEVIGAGEIAISDLRGMDPPVQELARIATDCYVGGMLAGKAGLTHFHVGESDRRLAPLRELLDGYDVQPEWLYATHVERSEKLMREAVELANRGASVDVDTVEEDLPKWLRFYLDEGGDPERITASSDAGTNSPRVLYEQVRRCVVEEGFPMEQALSLVTRNTARTLKLQEKGVLEKGRMGDVVLLEKGTLEIVHVLSRGVFMVRDGSLAVQDRFLEGSNREIHLRGEKLDA
- a CDS encoding ferritin-like domain-containing protein; translation: MREDETMPDDAELVAELNDLLQLDQDAVGAYTLAIQALPMDAYREALTRYRADHERHVAELQELIRSYGGTPVAIPHLPTGVFKLAVQALGDLGDHGAVLAAFKTNEGQVRDKYRRHADRLHPPDVDAVVRRAAADEEEHYRWAAEMLERLGMGPGTLPGTAQQAAERVPGTTADLVERAERAVMEAAERLRRGG
- a CDS encoding PAS domain-containing protein: MKTLASISRYIDATSSRLDDLATRARTVGDGGRPIVQESLLHLASTLEELRVSEEELRAQADGLASSREGVEGELRRYRELFEGAPDAYLVVDTHGVIREGNRAAGALLGLRAESLEGKPLAVFVPEDDRRAFRQQLPWVRETERMDGWELRLAPRGGEPVRVEVTATPSRGGSGVVDELRLTLRPVRRAKAEAAPAPAEA